GACATTGAACGACGTCGTACTCGGAGTCACTCAGGCAGGTTTATCTCGCTACTTGAACCGTAGATACAGTGAGTTTCGTTGTCACTAAAGAGCAATATTTCTGATATTCCCTTTTGTCTTGGCTGATATCACTTGTTAAGAAGTTTTGTCAACTTAAAAATCTGTCGCTAATAATCAAAATTTGAGTTTGTTTTCAGGTGAAATCGCGGGTGTTAATAAGACAAATCATCATGATAAAAAAGACTTTATTCCGAAAGACATTCGGCTTCGTGCTACATTCTTTTTCAACCTAAGAGCAACCACCAGGATCCACGTGAGTTTGTGGGTTTGGGTTTGATCTAAATGAGCTCGGATCGTACCCGCGAACATGTTTAGCTAAACGGGGTTGACCTATCGGGTTCACGGTTTGACATGTTTAACCCGTTTGTTTTTATAAGTTTTAGAAAATAAACATTGATTATAATATTTGATTGTGTATTTCATGTCAATTTTTTAAAAATAGATGAGAAATAAGCATCCGGCTTTATTAATTAAATACAATTATTTTATATATCTATACCTTTTGTTTCAAAATATAATTTTAGAGTTAAAAGGTTATGCTCGTGTCAATTAGTAAAAACTCGTGTTGTGTTTGTGTTCGAGTACATGTGCCTAACATATTCTGAATTTCTAATCGAGTATCGACCTTTTTGTGATCTTTGGTGCAACATCACCAGACTCTAGTTGACTCGATGAAAGCCGGAACTTTGGGTCATTGGGGCAACAAGATAGGTTACGTGCTTCTCCCGTTTGCAATCGGACTCCGAAGCAACCCATTAGACTATGTGAAAGAAACCAAGGCAGTCATCGATAAAAAGAAAGCCTCATTGGAACCTTTGTTCGCCTATTTCGTCGTTGACCTCGTCCTCAAGTTGTTCGGAATTAAGGTGCGTACATATGCATTAGGGGCTGATCTAGGGTTGTCCGGGCTACTCCACAACTTTGTCGGCGAAGTGCAAAATTATTACAATATATAGTTTTCTCCTATCTTTTATGTAACGTATAGCCCTCCTTGAACAAATATTAGGATGCCCTTAGGTCAAAAAAAATTAGGATATCCCTGATTtttttttctagatccgccatTGACTGATATGCATGGTACTTCATAATTAATTTAATATAGTTATAGGACCAAAACCACCAACATATACATTAAATTTGAATTGTAAATTTGGTGTTTGTGCAGGCTGTAGGGAAGCTACATCACAAGTTGTTCTTTAATACAACCTTGTGGTTCAGCAATGTGCCTGGACCAGAACAAGAAGTCACATTTTTTGGGCATGATGCAACTTATATTGCTCCAAGTTGTTATGGACAACCTAATGTAAGTATACAAGTAATTGAAAACGAAAGGTTTGTTTCATAACCATCGAAAACCACAAAAAATGTATAATACATATTTGTACATGGTGCATATTATTTGTTATGAAACGAGCTCCCTCGATGTACATATACATATGTGTACTAATCAAAGTGGCACAAAAACGGTTTATCATGAGCCCCAAGTTATTGGTTTGGTTCTCATTTTCATCGTTTATATCATGTAGGCGTTGATGATCCATATAGTGAGTTATGTCGATAAATTGACGTTTGTGATATCGGCCGACGAAGAAACCATACCAGACCCTCATAGGCTGGGTGATGATCTTGAGGAATCCCTTCAACTAATCAAGGCTTCTGCTCTAGCAAAAGAGGGCAACAAAAACAAGTGATAAAAGAACAGAGAATAGATTATGACGTTTGGATCACATCTATAATGTATTTTTGTCTGAAATTAGTAACATATATATAGTTTAATATAGGGTTTGCAAATAGGAGCGATTTGTGGTGATTACACCACAATATGTTGTATCGTTTTTCTGAATAAgatatttctttttataaatagggataatatttttttaatagctTAATTTTTGTCACGAATGGGACTTGAACCGAACCCTCATCATATGAAAAGGTAAAGCCTTATCCAACACCTCAATATCACCAGATCAAAGGTCCTTTAGTATTGATCTCAAAAGAATGCAAACTAAATTAATGACGGTTCAGTACAGGATAAAAGTTGTATTGGAACTAGGATTTCCCTATCGCGCGTTGCAACGAAGAATTCGTGTACGAACCAAACAGTACAAAtcaattttttatgtatatacatGTATTAAAAACTAACTTGTTTTAACTAACAATGACCGGCTTAAGATATTAATTTTGGCTGACATTTATATATCATACAATTCCCATGGAGGAAAATAGTGTTAGGCAGCTGGCTGACACTTTCCCATTAGTCTagttaaattacgattttacctcgTTTAAATTTACAATTTTACCATTGGTTTGTTCCCCAGtcaaattacggttttgccctcagttcaaatttacagttttgacATCGTTTTTGATTTTTTGGGGCTCTGATGGTGAGTGTTGTTTGGGGCTCTGATTTTGCAAGTTTTCTAAAAGGTTGAGTGTAAAAAACCCTTATAAAGGAACTTAAAATCTCACCACAATTTGCTCAAAATCGACTAGCAAAAGTCATGGAACCTTGAAAAGATGACTTGAAAATCTCACCACAGTTTGCTCAAAATCGAATAGCAAAAATCATGGAGCCTTAAAAAGATGTCTTGAGTCTTACGGCACACCTTATTGCCCATTTACCTGTCATCTGTTTATGATTTGTTATTTTGACATTATAATAAATTTGAAATATAGATAATAtgcttttcataaaaaaaaaaaaaaaaaaaaaaaaaaaaaaaagaaatagaaCTCGTCTTTCTACTCTAATCCAAACCTATACTAAACAAGACTACAAAGGCCTATACTAAAAGTGTCATCTTTAACTTCAAATGTGCCAGGATTGTCCACTGCAAGCCAAACGTTGACTTTTAAATCCAattaaagtcaaactttgacttgttaaagtcaaacgttgacttatttaaacttgttattGTATACAGTGTaactcttcttcttcctcctgcAGAAAAGGAAAGAATATAACAAAGCAAACCCTCCTCATCTTCAAATATGCTTACAATTCCACAACAATCTCCACAATCCACCTTCGAACAAAACTACAGAAACATAAGCAGTCTCCTTCTCTCCGCAACCAGATCAAGAACACTCCGTGACGGCATACAACTTCACGCTCACATAATCAAACTAGGCCTCCAAACAATCCCGATCATATCCCACTATTTAATCAACTTCTACTCCAAAACCCAGCTCCCGATCGACTCGCAACGCGTTTTCGAACAAACCCAGATCAAAACATCAACCACTTGGAGTTCTGTTATCTCCTCTTTCGCCCAGAACGAACTCCCGGTTCTTGCGTTACAGTATTTTAAAAAAATGATTGCTTTTGGTGTTCGTCCTGATGATCATATATTTCCCAGTGCTACTAAAGCGGCTGCGATTCTTTCGAGTTATGATGTGGGACGGTGTGTGCATTGTTACGCGGTGAAGATTGCTTATGATAGTGATGTGTTTGTTGCGAGTTCGGTGGTGGATATGTATGCTAAATGTGGGAGGATTGGAGATGCACGTAagatgtttgatgaaatgcctgtgAGGAATGTGGTGTCTTGGAGTGGGATGATTTATGGGTATGCTCAGTTGGGGGAGAATGAAGAGGCTTTGTGGTTGTTTAAACAAGCTTTGTTTGAGAGATTTGAGGTTAATGATTTTACGTTTACGAGTGTTATTAGAGTTTGCGGTAACACAACGCTTCTCGGGTTGGGAAAACAGCTACACGGATTGTGTTTAAAACTGAGCTTTGGTTCGTCTAGCTTTGTCGGGAGTTCTTTGATTTCCATGTATTCCAAGTGTGGAGTCATCGAGCTGGCTTATCTTGTTTTCGATGAGATACCCGTTAGGAATTTAGGCATGTGGAATGCGATGCTAATGGCGTGTGCTCAACATTCGCATACTAATAACGTATTTGATTTATTTAAACAAATGGAATCCAGTAACATGAAACCGAATTTCATAACTTTTTTAGGCATTCTTTATTCATGTAGTCATTCGGGGTTAGTCGAAAAGGGGAAGTATTATTTCAACCTGATGAAACAATACGGGATCGAACCGAGTGATCAACATTACGCGTCTATGGTGGACATACTCGGACGCGCTAACAAAGTACAAGAAGCGCTCGCGATTATAGAAGAAATGCCGATGCAGCCTACAGAATGCGTATGGGGCGCGTTGTTGACCGGATGTAGACTTCACGGAGATACGGAATTAGCAGCGTATGCCGCTGACAAAGTGTTTGAATTAGGCTCGGTGGGGTCGGGTATGTACGTTTTGTTATCAAACGCGTATGCTGCAGCCGGAAGATACGAAGATGCAGCTAGAGCCCGGAAGATGTTGAGGGACACAGGGGTGAAAAAGGAAACGGGTTTAAGTTGGGTCGAGGAGGGTAATATCGTCCATACTTTTTGTTCAGGTGATAGACGTCATTTTAGATCGAACGAGATTTATAACAAGTTGGAGGAGTTGGAAGATGAAATGGAGAAAATTGGTTATGTTGCAGATACGAGTCACGTATTGAAAGAAGTGGGTGACGAAGAGAAAAATATGGCGATTAGATATCATAGTGAAAGAATAGCCATCGCGTTTGCTTTGATTACTTTTAAGGACGATAGGCCAATTAGAATTATGAAGAATTTGCGTATTTGTGGTGATTGTCACACTGCGATAAAGTTTATGTCGAAATGTTGTGGAAGAGTGATCATAGTGAGGGATAATAACCGATTTCATCGGTTTGAAGATGGGAAATGTTCTTGCAGTGATTATTGGTGATCAAAAAGACATGATGATGTTATTATGATCAAAATTTTGCTCTAACATGATTTATGATTGTtcaaataaaaagtaaaaactaTTTACTATTGAGACATGGATGTTAAAGCATGTTATACCAAGTCTTGGGACATGGATGTTACAAAAAGAAAGTGTAGGCAAAACCATATATGCATAATGTTTACGAACAAAGTTTAAAATCAAGGGATATTGGACTTCAACTTACAGCAATTGGCCGATAGCACTctcaactttcgatttgtaccaCACAACTCTCAATTTTCAACTTATTGGCCGATAACACTCACAAACTAACtgaaccctaacccagttagttttttttttgttgatgtgGCACTTGTGTGTTGACATGACATCTGACATGGAATTTGTTGATaacgtggcagctgatgtggcatgTGACTTGGTTTTTTGATGACATGGCATCTGACTTGGTTTTTTGATGGCGTGGCAGTGGTTTGGTGACGTGGCAGTTGATGTCAGCAAACCGGGTTAGTTTGAGAGTGCTAtcggccaataagttgaaagttggaaGTGGTGTGGTACAAATCGAAAGCTGAGAATGCTATCGACCAATTAgtgaaagttgggattatttaaatgcAATAATCCTATGTGTAGTTTATATAATTTTATAGCTTTTTGTACGATGTACAAGGTGATTGAATTGAAGGATGTCTTTAAAGCAAAACCATGTACGAGATATATAATTTTATAGCTTTTTGTTATTTCTTTCTTATTACAAAATATTAACGGGTAAAAAAAAGATAATTAAAACCTAACAACTATTTGATAGTTAAACTGAATACAAGGTAAAGATGAGTGCATGACATATACTTTTAATTGAATGTCAGAAAATAGAACCATAAATTAACGTGTAACTTTAGTCATGTGTATCTTCAATCTTCATGGTAGTTGTCTTCCATAGTCGATCTTCGCTTGAATTAGTGATTTGGCGACACGAGAGTCTCAACATATATCGCTCCTGCATATTCATGGGGCCGACACATTCTTTCATGATAACAAACGTCTGTTACAAAGTCCTCAATAAAAGCACCCTCGGAAGCTATACTTAGAAGTTTGTAGTCATTAGAAGAGTCGTCGTAGAAAGCAAAAGCGCTATTAACGATATTTTGGAAACTAATACGGAACTTCTTGTAGGCACCGGTAAGTGGATTCCAAAAGGCTAACTCTCTTGGAGTTTTGAACAAGGCTACACATACCAATCCATCCAAGCTTGCTAAAATCAACTCATGTATGTCCTTGAACGGTATAGGACGGGTAGTGGTGATTGAATCATGGTTCAGGGGTTCACAATCAAGTGTACGAAAAGTTCGGATAGTTAGgtaaaaaagaagaagtttataGTTGGTTTGGTAGCGAAGGTGCATCCGCGCAAAGTCAAGCGTCGATAAGAAGGAATTCCATGCTTTACAAACGCACCGGAAACGACCTATCGACTTGGCAGGAGGTCTTGGTATAGGGTTTGCAATTTTGATCGAACATGTAGAGGGAGTCAGGGA
The sequence above is drawn from the Helianthus annuus cultivar XRQ/B chromosome 12, HanXRQr2.0-SUNRISE, whole genome shotgun sequence genome and encodes:
- the LOC110893900 gene encoding putative pentatricopeptide repeat-containing protein At5g52630 is translated as MLTIPQQSPQSTFEQNYRNISSLLLSATRSRTLRDGIQLHAHIIKLGLQTIPIISHYLINFYSKTQLPIDSQRVFEQTQIKTSTTWSSVISSFAQNELPVLALQYFKKMIAFGVRPDDHIFPSATKAAAILSSYDVGRCVHCYAVKIAYDSDVFVASSVVDMYAKCGRIGDARKMFDEMPVRNVVSWSGMIYGYAQLGENEEALWLFKQALFERFEVNDFTFTSVIRVCGNTTLLGLGKQLHGLCLKLSFGSSSFVGSSLISMYSKCGVIELAYLVFDEIPVRNLGMWNAMLMACAQHSHTNNVFDLFKQMESSNMKPNFITFLGILYSCSHSGLVEKGKYYFNLMKQYGIEPSDQHYASMVDILGRANKVQEALAIIEEMPMQPTECVWGALLTGCRLHGDTELAAYAADKVFELGSVGSGMYVLLSNAYAAAGRYEDAARARKMLRDTGVKKETGLSWVEEGNIVHTFCSGDRRHFRSNEIYNKLEELEDEMEKIGYVADTSHVLKEVGDEEKNMAIRYHSERIAIAFALITFKDDRPIRIMKNLRICGDCHTAIKFMSKCCGRVIIVRDNNRFHRFEDGKCSCSDYW